One Candidatus Margulisiibacteriota bacterium genomic region harbors:
- a CDS encoding polymer-forming cytoskeletal protein produces the protein MGKRRRDINGIYTILGPDTSFKGILDTQESMRIEGNFDGTINSQGDIYIGEGSVVSANVYGKRVIVSGELKGTVEAINGLEITGTGRVYGDVTGDRLIVDEGAVYKGNVNMDIITSKKKYEEEKFGRSGR, from the coding sequence ATGGGCAAGAGAAGAAGAGACATCAACGGCATTTACACAATTCTGGGGCCAGACACAAGTTTCAAAGGAATTTTAGACACACAGGAATCCATGCGCATCGAAGGCAATTTTGATGGCACGATCAACTCGCAGGGCGATATTTACATCGGTGAAGGCTCGGTGGTCAGCGCTAATGTTTACGGCAAACGCGTGATCGTTTCCGGCGAACTCAAAGGCACTGTCGAAGCGATCAACGGGCTGGAGATCACCGGCACCGGCCGCGTGTACGGCGATGTCACCGGCGACCGGCTCATCGTTGACGAGGGCGCGGTGTACAAAGGCAATGTCAATATGGACATCATCACTTCCAAGAAAAAATACGAAGAGGAAAAGTTCGGCCGTTCCGGACGCTAA
- a CDS encoding M23 family metallopeptidase, protein MVHQRDLGERRKFITFMILPHNSMREVFRLNLPRWLAITLGIFLGLIIALIIVFFLYSSYIAGRLLHYYALQAENRTQSVQIKVFYNKTKELETGIHELEERDQELRELLGLKKASIRKPRSGGELLNDLPQEISRNIASLSEYITAKKLELVMFRDVGSALAAQFNNIPSESPVPGTIWSRYGFRTHPFSGKTEFHSGSDIPIWMGCPVKSTADGYVTFSGWDNGFGNVVIIDHQNGYRTIYGHNQRNLVKRGDRIKKGQVIAQAGSTGISTGPHVHYQVEYRNRTLDPEKFLNLNIRSARLLQ, encoded by the coding sequence ATGGTACATCAGCGCGATCTAGGTGAGCGCCGTAAATTTATCACCTTTATGATCCTGCCGCATAATTCCATGCGGGAGGTGTTCCGTCTCAATCTGCCCCGCTGGCTGGCGATTACGCTGGGCATATTCCTGGGGCTGATAATCGCGTTGATTATCGTCTTTTTCCTGTATTCGTCCTACATCGCTGGACGTCTGCTACATTATTACGCTTTGCAGGCGGAAAATCGCACGCAGTCCGTGCAGATCAAAGTTTTTTACAACAAAACCAAAGAGCTGGAAACCGGCATACACGAGCTGGAAGAGCGCGATCAGGAATTGCGTGAACTGCTGGGGCTAAAAAAAGCGTCGATCCGCAAGCCCAGGTCGGGCGGCGAATTGCTCAATGATTTGCCGCAAGAAATTTCCCGGAATATTGCCAGTTTGAGCGAATACATTACCGCCAAAAAACTGGAGCTGGTCATGTTCCGCGACGTCGGCTCGGCGCTGGCCGCGCAGTTCAATAATATTCCGTCGGAAAGTCCGGTGCCGGGCACGATCTGGTCGCGCTATGGTTTTCGCACGCATCCTTTCAGCGGCAAAACGGAATTTCACTCCGGCTCCGACATTCCAATCTGGATGGGCTGTCCGGTCAAATCCACCGCCGATGGGTACGTGACTTTTTCCGGCTGGGACAACGGCTTCGGCAATGTCGTGATTATCGACCATCAGAACGGCTACCGCACAATTTACGGCCACAATCAGCGCAATCTGGTCAAACGCGGCGACCGCATCAAAAAAGGCCAGGTCATCGCGCAGGCCGGCAGCACCGGCATTTCCACCGGCCCGCACGTGCATTATCAGGTGGAATACCGCAACCGCACGCTTGATCCGGAAAAATTTTTAAATCTCAATATCCGCTCGGCCAGACTGTTGCAGTAA